The genome window ATTTTGTGCTTCCCGTTGTTTAGCCTTTGTGGCACTACGACGCAACGCCTGTAAACGCTCTTCATATTTCTTCCGTTGATTGCGTTTAGGAGTTTGCTCAATTAAAGTTTTAAGGGCGCTACCTAAACTCTGATAAGCATTTTTCAAAGAATAACCGAAACGGGTAGCCAAAATAATTGCTTTCTCATCGGCTTCCATAGCATCCTTGAGATTCTTTTCACCATTATTTTTTTGCCAAAGACGATAACCAGAAATACCACACAAAGATAAAGCTAACAATAACAATAAACCATCTTGTACCCAAAGCTCTCCCACAGCACCCCCTAAACCAATGGCAAGGGCAGCCATTTCCCATCCTTCCTTGGGAATAGTATCATTCTGAATTCTAGCAACTTCATGCCAAAACATCAGATTTCGTTGGTCAATAGCTAAGTTTTCCCATTTTGCTAAGTCGATTTGAATTTCTACCTCATCTTTGCCTAACTCTTCACTGCGGATTAGGGGAGGATTAACTTCAGTGGAAGATTCTACCATTACCCAACTTTGCAATTCTGGGGGTAACAGGGTTTTTAATCTTCTTAATTCATTCATTTCTGCTCTGGCGGAGGATGTTGTATAAGAAGTCATATAATTATTTTACTTAACTATTATCTATAATTTTGATCTTGTTGATCTTATTCTATGGTAATCTAATCTTAATTTGAGTTGCTAAATTCTAACATGGAACGTGGTTTGTTTTGGTTGCCGTTATTAATACTCTTTTTTTGGTTAGCATGGAGCGGTAAAAATGAATACCAAAAGTTAGAAAATTATAAAGTTTGGGCAGAAAATTTTGATAAGTCTAAATATGATATTTACTCGGTATTAGGAAAAAAAGGAAATATCATTACTTGGGGCAAACCGACGGCAAAGGGAATTATCAATGAGAGTCAGTTTTGTTTAGATGACATTCAAGAAATTAATCTATTGAGCAAAGATAAAGTCGTCTCAGAAGCAGATTTATCAGAAAAAGAAGAAGCAAATTTACAGTTTATTACTAAGGAAAATAACTCTATTATTATTCCTTTTACTCAAGGTACATTGGCAGGAAAATGGTATCAATATTTGAAACGATTTTAAAGATTGTAAATAGGCGTAAATAGCTTTGTTAAATCAATTATAGCTTTTATTTTATTAAGACTATTATGAACAAGGGGTTTAAACCCCTTGCCTAAATCGATTTAATTATGCCCACTTACTTAATCTAGCTTACTTTTATCGAGCGATTACCTATCTGTAAAAAAGAATTTAGTAATAACACAAATAATATTTTGTTACTTTTACAATTAATTTGATTGAGGTTTATTAAACTATTGCCATAGCAAAATGTGATATTATTATGGAGACTTGATAAAACTCTTTACTTAGAAAATAAAAGAAAAACTTGGTTTGTTTGTGTGTTATATTTCTAATAAATAGATAAAAAATATACTTTTCTACACAATTCTGACTTAAACTTCTCATAAATTTTTCTTTTGGTTGGAAGAAGATAAAATCTTAATTCAATAGTTTTTTTATCAATAATCAATGATTCTAAAATTTATTTCTAGTGGGGAAATTCTGCAAACAGAAAGACTGTCTCATTACCTTTCGTCTTGGGTAAAAGTAATTCGTTATGTTGAGAGGCTAAAATTATTGTAAATTAATATTATGATTATTAAAAAGCCACTCTGGACACATAACCTAGAGACACAAACAAATAATTTTAAGGTTTCCCGGTTAATTTTATTGATTTTTTGAGGAAATCTTTTCCATGAACAGATATTTATAAGAGTACACTATATTAGGGATCGAGGAGTTTTGTAAATTGGATACACAAAAAGAAAGAATTTTAGTTGTTGATGATGAGGCTAGTATTAGACGGATTCTGGAGACTCGTTTATCAATGATTGGTTATGATGTGGTAACGGCTGCGGATGGAGAAGATGCGATCGCCACTTTCCACGAAACCCAACCAGACTTGGTGGTATTAGACGTGATGATGCCCAAGTTAGATGGTTATGGGGTATGTCAAGAACTACGCAAAGAATCGGACATTCCCATTATCATGTTAACAGCTTTAGGAGATGTGGCTGACCGTATCACAGGACTAGAATTGGGTGCGGATGATTATGTGGTAAAACCTTTCTCTCCCAAGGAATTAGAAGCAAGAATTCGCTCTGTATTGAGACGGGTAGATAAGGATGGAGTAGCTGGTATCCCTAGCTCTGGGGTTATTTCGGTCAATTCTATTCGCATTGATACAAATAAAAGACAGGTTTATAAAGGAGATCAAAGAATTCGCCTCACGGGAATGGAATTTAGTCTATTAGAGTTGCTAGTGAGTAAGTCTGGAGAGCCTTTTTCTCGTTCCGAAATTCTCCAAGAGGTATGGGGTTATACTCCTGAGCGCCATGTAGATACTAGGGTGGTAGATGTCCATGTTTCTCGTTTACGGGCTAAACTAGAGGAGGATCCTAGTAATCCTGAATTGATTTTAACTGCTAGAGGTACAGGATATTTATTTCAACGTATTTTAGAACCGGGAGAAAAAAGAGCTTCTAGTGGTAGTTGATAATTAGTTATCTTCTTTTGAAAGGTTATTACACCAATTCTATTTTATTTACGGAATATTAGAAAGTAGCAAAAAAACAGTTCTATTAGTAATTAATGAGGGGTGTAAAACCCTTCACTATAGATATATTTTAATTTAAAAATTAAAGTCAAGTATAGGCGTTATTATTTGTCTTCCTGCTTATTTACTGCCCCTACTTTTCAATGATTAATACCAAATCCGTGAATCAAAATATACCTTAGTTCAATTCATTGAACGATAAACTGTTAGCCTTGTAATTTATTGCAAGGCGGGGATGGCATACTCTACCATTCGGATTTGGTATAATTTGTTATCCATGCCTTAGCTCTGTAATAATGCAACGGAGTAATGGAAATATTTTCATAAAAAATAATGCCAGAAAAAATCAAATCTTCTGAAAATAGTCTTTTAAAAAATTTACCCTTAATTGCTGGTATATTGGGGGGAACTTTGTTAATGATAAATCGCTTAGTTACTCCCACTTTATTAGATTCTCAGGCTCGTTCTGATGCTTTGGGTATTATTCTATGTGCTATGTTATTATTAACCAGTATTTTAGCTAGGCAAATTCAACCAGAACCTCCTCAAAGTGTAGTATTACAAGGAGAAGAAGGCTTTGAGTTAATAGATGATCTACCTGATAAAATAAAGACAGAATTGGCTTGGGCTAGTCACTTAATTCTTACTAACACGGTTAGTAAATCAGTGCTTATTTATTATCAAGAAAAAATTCTTTTAAGAAGAGGTATTCTAGGTACAGAAAAGGAAATAAAAGTTGGGCAAATTGTAGATAGGGTTATCAAAACACAAAAGCCTGTTTATCTGGTGGATTTAAAACACTATCCTGGTAAGGTTGAGTTTGATTATTTTCCCGAAAATATACAGGGTTTGATTTGTTTACCGTTGAATGATGGGGGAGTCATGATGGTAGCCACAAATATTCCCCGTAGTTATACAAAACAAAATGAAAATTGGATCAATGGTATTGGGGCCAAAATTGCCCTTACGTTAAAGGAAGAATATGCCTAAATGTTGTTTTTGTGGTGATGGGTGTCAAAGTATAAATAAAGAGGCGATCGCCCCTAGGGATATAATTAAACTAAGTAAAAGAAACTGATTATCCTTGGTGTTAACTGTACTCAAATCTACCAACTCTATTTGTCTTTTTGGCTCAATTTTGCGAGGGCTACTAGCACGACGATTGACAGGTAAACTAGATTTAGCATTGAGATCTGGAATTTCCGTCATCCATTCCTTGGGGCGTTGCAATTCAGGGGCTTTGAGAATGTATAGCAAACGTTGAGCCTGAGTTTTGGTGTCTGTATAGGGATGGGCGCATAAACTTTGGCAAAGGGCGATCGCACTTTCACCCTCCCCCATGGCCTGATAGGCATTTACTAACCACATCTGCACTTCTCCTCCCAAACCACTATTAAGGGATACCAACTTACAAGCATCCTCCAAATATCCAACACTCTGGCGATACTGCCCAGACTCAAAAGCCGATTTGCCCTGACTATATCTTTTGGTAAATTCTTCCTGTGCAAAAGAGTTCACAATGGTTAATTGATTCAAAAACTACATTAATCACCCCAATAATGAAAATTTAGGGTGTATAGTTGATTGTACACTTTTGATTGATTGATTTGACAATCAATTATTACCAAATTCCTCTCTCAAAGAATCATCATTATCATCAGCAATACTGGCTACTAAAGTAATTATACGAGAAATCTCACTAGGATAAAGATCAGCAATAGTACGTTGGGCAGAAACCACTATCTGATTATCAAAAATACTAAAGCAAGTCTCAAAAGTACCACTCCAGTTTGTTTCTAATAACCTTTTCATCAATTCAGGTTCATTTTTGGCAGGTAAAGGTAAAACCACTGACCAAACCGTTAACAAATCATCTTCACTTTCCCCCGTCAGTTGTACAAATACCTCCACGCTACCATACTGAAATTTCCACAGATAACCCTCATCATTTTTCAGCACCATAGCGCTGTCATTTTCTTCTAGGCTATAAATAACTGTCTCGATTTCATCCTTATGATTAACCTTATAATCATCCATAATTAAATTGTCTTCCATAATAAATTTTTTTCTTATTAACGTTACTCTACTGATGAAGGCTAATTTCTGATTTAGCACCACTCAAATATTAAACCAAATTGACAATTATTTGACAATCTTGTACGTCATAACACAGAATAGGGATTATTAAAACCATTGATAATTAAGACCAAAGTATT of Cyanobacterium sp. HL-69 contains these proteins:
- a CDS encoding Zn-dependent protease with chaperone function encodes the protein MNQLTIVNSFAQEEFTKRYSQGKSAFESGQYRQSVGYLEDACKLVSLNSGLGGEVQMWLVNAYQAMGEGESAIALCQSLCAHPYTDTKTQAQRLLYILKAPELQRPKEWMTEIPDLNAKSSLPVNRRASSPRKIEPKRQIELVDLSTVNTKDNQFLLLSLIISLGAIASLFIL
- the rpaB gene encoding two component signal transduction system response regulator RpaB, coding for MDTQKERILVVDDEASIRRILETRLSMIGYDVVTAADGEDAIATFHETQPDLVVLDVMMPKLDGYGVCQELRKESDIPIIMLTALGDVADRITGLELGADDYVVKPFSPKELEARIRSVLRRVDKDGVAGIPSSGVISVNSIRIDTNKRQVYKGDQRIRLTGMEFSLLELLVSKSGEPFSRSEILQEVWGYTPERHVDTRVVDVHVSRLRAKLEEDPSNPELILTARGTGYLFQRILEPGEKRASSGS
- a CDS encoding putative membrane protein, specific for cyanobacteria, which gives rise to MTSYTTSSARAEMNELRRLKTLLPPELQSWVMVESSTEVNPPLIRSEELGKDEVEIQIDLAKWENLAIDQRNLMFWHEVARIQNDTIPKEGWEMAALAIGLGGAVGELWVQDGLLLLLALSLCGISGYRLWQKNNGEKNLKDAMEADEKAIILATRFGYSLKNAYQSLGSALKTLIEQTPKRNQRKKYEERLQALRRSATKAKQREAQNTGNQPLQTPPSPRSRSSARMRNI
- a CDS encoding hypothetical protein (expressed protein) produces the protein MPEKIKSSENSLLKNLPLIAGILGGTLLMINRLVTPTLLDSQARSDALGIILCAMLLLTSILARQIQPEPPQSVVLQGEEGFELIDDLPDKIKTELAWASHLILTNTVSKSVLIYYQEKILLRRGILGTEKEIKVGQIVDRVIKTQKPVYLVDLKHYPGKVEFDYFPENIQGLICLPLNDGGVMMVATNIPRSYTKQNENWINGIGAKIALTLKEEYA